In Cupriavidus sp. EM10, the genomic window CGGTGCCCGGCGGCAGGAACAGCATGTCGCCCTGCCCCAGCAGGCTTTCGGCGCCCATCTGGTCCAGGATCGTGCGCGAGTCGATCTTTGACGACACCTGGAACGCCACGCGCGTGGGGATATTGGCCTTGATCAGCCCGGTGATCACGTCCACCGACGGCCGCTGCGTGGCCAGGATCAAGTGGATGCCGGCCGCCCGCGCCTTCTGCGCCAGGCGGGCGATCAGTTCCTCGATCTTCTTGCCGGCCACCATCATCAGGTCGGCCAGTTCGTCGATCACCACCACGATCAGCGGCAGCGTGGACAGCGGCTCGGGCGCGTCGGGCGTCAGCGAGAACGGATTCGGCACCTTCTGCTCCGCCGCTTCTGCCGCGCGGATCTTCTGGTTATAGCCGGCCAGGTTGCGCACGCCCAGCGCCGACATCAGCCGGTAGCGCTTTTCCATCTCGCCCACGCACCAGTTCAGCGCGTGCGCGGCCTGCTTCATGTCGGTCACCACGGGCGCCAGCAGGTGCGGAATGCCTTCGTAGACCGACAGTTCCAGCATCTTCGGGTCGATCATGATCAGGCGCACGTCTTCAGGCGTGGCCTTGTAGAGCATCGACAGGATCATGGCGTTGACCGCCACCGACTTGCCCGAGCCGGTCGTGCCGGCCACCAGCAGGTGCGGCGCGCGGGCCAGGTCGGTCACCACGGGGTTGCCCGTGATGTCCTTGCCCATCGCCAGCACCAGCTTGGACGCGTGGGCGTCGAACGCGCTGCCGCTGACGATCTCGGACAGCCGGATCATCTGGCGCTTCGCATTGGGCAGCTCCAGCCCCATGCACGTCTTGCCCGGGATGGTCTCCACCACGCGGATCGACGTCACGCCCAGTGCACGCGCCAGATCCTTCATCAGCCCCACCACCTGCGCGCCGCGCACGCCGACGGCCGGGTCGACCTCGAAACGGGTGATGACCGGGCCGGCGCTGGCGCCCACCACGGACACCGGCACCTTGAACTCGGCCAGCCGCTGGGCGATCAGTTCGCCGGTCTGCTGCAGCCGTTCTTCGGAAATCTGCTCGGCACCTTCGGGGCTTTCGGCGGCGGCTTCGAGCAGATCGGCACTGGGCAGTCGGTAGTCGACGACCTTCCGGGGCGCCGGGGGCGTGGGCAGTGGAGCAGCCGCCACTACGGGCGGCGATGGTTCCGCCGGGGCAAGTGGCACGATATTGCCGACCACGGCCGGCAGGACGATGCGCGGCTTTGGCGTGGGCTGGACAAACACGTTGGCGTCTTCCACCGGGGCGGGGGCTTCGGCAGCCAGCTCGATGTCGGCTTCTGCGTCGGCTTCCGAGATCGATGCGGCGACGGCAGCGTCGATGGCTTCCGATGCTGACGGCACCGGGGCTACCGGTGCTTCCAAAGACGGTTCGATGGGCTCGGCGGGCTCGGATGCCGCCCCCTCCCCTGCCGGCATCGGCTCGACTGCCTGCGCGATCGGCGCCAGGTCCGCCGCAGCTTCCAGCGGCTCAGCCTCCACCGGCACTTCAGCCGCAGCAGTCGCAGGTTCCTCCGCTGGCTTGCCGGCCAGCGCACGCAATTCAGCCAGCAGCGTCAGTGCCTCGTCGCGGATCGACGCCAGCGTGACCGGCTCATCTGCCTGCGCCGGCGCTGCATCGTCAGCGACGTCAGTGGCCGCGATCATGGCGATATCGGCGGCGATCTCCGTGGCACGCGACATCGACGGGGTATCCGAATGGATTTCGACCACGGCCGGCGCTTCGGCTACCGCCACGTCCGTATCGGCCCCGGCGTCGGCGACAGCAGCGGCACTCGCCACCACGGCGGCAGCGGCGGCGGGCTTGGCCATCGCCTCGGGCAACGTGGTGATGGCCGAGCGCAGGCCAAGCTGCGGATTGCGGAACGGGCTGCTGACCACGGTGGCCTGCGGCGCGGCCGGCTTGGCGGGCTGCCGGATCTCGGACCTTGACTGGGATTGGGATTGGGGTTGGGATTGGGGCTTCGGCTGCGGCTTTGCCTGAGGGGTCTGCGCCGCAACCGGAGATGCCGCGCGGGCCGGCGCGGCCGTCGGTTCGGTCTTCACGGCACCCGGGGCACCGGCCTGATGCAACCAGATCTCGCCCGGTTGCGGCGGCGACTGGCGCGTGCGCGGCGGCGGTTGCCAGGCCGGCTGACGGCGTGCGGATACGGCCTCGATGCCCTTGTGGCGCGGCGCCTGGCGACCCTGACCCGGCATGGACGTGGTTTCCCAGCGCTCGGCGCCGTCACGCGGCGCGGCCTGCGCGGGTGCCGCGTCGGCATGCGCGGCGTTTCGGAAATCAGGGCGGAAATCGGAGCGCGTATCCACGCGCGACTCGCTTCGCGCGGGCGCCGGGGCGGGTGCCTCGTCGACCTCCACGCGGGGCCGGCGCAGCAGGAACAGGCTGCGCCAGGTTTCGCCAAACACCATCGGTGCGGCCAGCGCCAGCACGGCCAGCATCATCAGCAGCGCGCCGGTCCAGCCCAGCATGCCGGACACCGTGCCGGCCAGCGCATGCCCGGCGGCACCGCCGGCGGTGGCGCCTTCGGTCTCGCCGCCAGTCAACGCCTCCAGCGTGGCACTGGCGCCCAGCACCAGCACCGTACCCATCCATACACGCAGCGAGCCACGGCCGAACAGGCGGCGATCGCCGGCAAGCACACGGCCCACCGTTCGCCAGACAAGCGGCAACAGCCAGAAGGTCGACAATCCGAACCAGCCCAGACCCATTTTAGATATGACACGTCAAAACCACGGGCAGCGATTGTAGCGGGTCTGGCTGTGCGGGACCGGCCCGGCGCGGAAAAACTTACGACTTTGCCACGCCTTATTGACTCGGCGCGCCAATGCCGGCGCGGAACGGATACCTGGCGAAGATCTGCCCCACCACCTGCTCCAGCATCAGCTGGCTGGTCTGCCGTTCCGGCTGGCTGGCATCGCCCTGCGCCACGCCTTCCCACACGAGCTGGTTCTTCCTGGCGTCGACCAGGTCGATGTTCAGCGTGCCTTCGGTATAGGTATAGGTGTCGCTATAGAAGCCGTAGCCGGGCCATGGCGCATATAGGCCGCCCCGGTAGGCGTAGTAGCCCATGTAGCCCGGCGGTGGCATCGGGGCCGGGCTGCTGACGATCTTCTGCTGGAACTGCATGTTGAAGTTGACCAGCAGGTCGGGCTGGCGCGGCGCGTATTCGTAGCCACGCACCGTCATCTCCTTGTGGACGGCGTCCTTCAGATATTGCGTCGTCAGGCTCTCGTAGCCCTGTTTGTCCGTACCCAGGCGCGGCAGGAAGGCAAAGGTGCGGTACTGGGAAAAGTCCGTGCTGTGGTTGTAATCGGTGCGGATATCGGGACCAGTAGCGCAGCCTGCCAGCGCAGCCGCCAGCACCGCACCAGGGCCGCCGGCCTACGGGACATCTTGCGGGACTTCATGAGGGCAGCCATGTCAGTCTCCCTGGATCGGGGTTCGCTGCTAGTTCCACTTGCCGTCGATACCGCCCACGCTCATCCGCCCCGCCCCCAACAGCGCCACGGCCAGCGCAGCGGCCAGGTACATCGCCTGCAGTTCGAGCGCCCAGCCCCCGGTCGGGGCCATTTCGCCCAATTGCTTGGCATGGACCAGCGCGAACGCGAAAAGCATGTTGATCGCCACGATCAGGGCGGCCAGGCGGGTCCAGAGGCCGATGATCAGCAGGATGGGCGCGACCACCTCGCCAATATAGACGCCATAGGCCAGCGCGGCGGGCAGGCCGGCCTGCGCCACCACCTGCATGACAAAGCCGGGGCCGGCCATGAGCTTGGAAATACCGTGCAACAGGATCAGCACGCCCAGCACGATACGAAGAATGGCCTTGCCCAGGTCCTGCGTTCCTTGCGTGCGACTCATCGCGTTGGCTCCTTGCAGTTTGATGCAGGCGCATGTGACCTGCACAACTACCTTAGATCGTGCCAGCGTGAAGGTAAAGGCGCAGCGTCGCCCCGCATGCGCCGGATTCGATTCAGTCCGCGTCGGCCTTCTGCGCGCCGGTTCGGGCGGGCGGCGGCACGGTGGGCGGTGCAGCATGCATCGGCAGGCCAGCCGTCGTCATCATGCCGACCTTGCGGGCGTGTTCCGGTAGCACTTCGGCCAGGAAATCGAGGAACCTGCGCAACGCCGGGGTGACACCCTGCCGGGACGGGAAGACCGCGTGCAGCACGCCCATCGGCAGGTCCCACTGGGGCAGCACCACTTCCAGGTCGCCGCGCTCGATATCGTCGCGGCAATACATGCGGGGCAGCATGGCCAAGCCCACGCCGGCGATGGCGGCCTCGCGCAGGATGGCGAATTCATCGGACACCAGGCGCGGATCGTAGCCAATATTGACCGGCTCGCCGGCCTTGTCGAACAGCGTCCAGACATGGCGGCCTTCGTGCGGCTTCTGGCCCACCCCCGGCATACCTTCCAGCGCCTGCGGCGTGCGGGGCCGGCCGATGCTGTCCAGCAACGCCGGGCTGGCCACCAGCTTCAGGTCGCTCTGGCCGAAGGTGCGCACGGCCAGGCTGGAATCGTCCAGCACGTTGCGCACACGCAAGGCCAGGTCGTAGCCTTCGCCGATCACGTCGACGCGGCGGTTGGTCGCTTCAATTTCCAGCTGGATGCCCGGATTGGCGCGCATGAAATGGCCGATGTTCGGCGCCAGCAGGATCTGCACGATTGCCACCGGGCAACTGACGCGCAGGTATCCGCCCGGCTGTTCGCGTGCCTGCTCGATCACTTCGCGCGCGGCATCGGCTGCCTGCAGCATGTCACGGCAATGGGCGTAGTAGGACTCCCCAAGCGGCGTCACGCGCACCTGGCGCGTGGTACGACGCAGAAGCTGCACGCCGAGATCGCGCTCCAACTGGGCAATCCGGCGCGACAGCCGCGACTTGGGCACGCCCGACGCCCGGCTGGCCGCGGAAAAGCTGCCGTGCTGCACCACCTGGGCAAACAGCGACAAATCGTTGAGATTCTGCATGGTCAGCGCTCCGTTGCATCGATAGAACAATCATTTGCATTTTGCCTCACTACCGGCATCAATGGCCAGCCTATATCTTTCAGCCATCCCAACCGAACTTAGTAGTGGAGCCAGACAATGAACATCCTGCAGATCGATTCGAGCGTACTGGGCGACAACTCCGTCTCGCGCAACCTGACCGCCGCCATCGTGGCCGACCTCGTGGCCAAGAACCCCAGCGCCAGGGTCACCGTGCGCGACCTGGACCGCGAAGCCCCGGCCCACCTGGGCAACCACCTGCTGCCCGTGCTGGGCGGCCCGAAGGACGGACTGAATGCCGCCCAGCAGGCCGAACTGGACATCACCGAGGCATACCTGGCCGAATTCCTGGCCGCCGACGTGCTCGTGATCGGCGTGC contains:
- a CDS encoding DNA translocase FtsK, translated to MGLGWFGLSTFWLLPLVWRTVGRVLAGDRRLFGRGSLRVWMGTVLVLGASATLEALTGGETEGATAGGAAGHALAGTVSGMLGWTGALLMMLAVLALAAPMVFGETWRSLFLLRRPRVEVDEAPAPAPARSESRVDTRSDFRPDFRNAAHADAAPAQAAPRDGAERWETTSMPGQGRQAPRHKGIEAVSARRQPAWQPPPRTRQSPPQPGEIWLHQAGAPGAVKTEPTAAPARAASPVAAQTPQAKPQPKPQSQPQSQSQSRSEIRQPAKPAAPQATVVSSPFRNPQLGLRSAITTLPEAMAKPAAAAAVVASAAAVADAGADTDVAVAEAPAVVEIHSDTPSMSRATEIAADIAMIAATDVADDAAPAQADEPVTLASIRDEALTLLAELRALAGKPAEEPATAAAEVPVEAEPLEAAADLAPIAQAVEPMPAGEGAASEPAEPIEPSLEAPVAPVPSASEAIDAAVAASISEADAEADIELAAEAPAPVEDANVFVQPTPKPRIVLPAVVGNIVPLAPAEPSPPVVAAAPLPTPPAPRKVVDYRLPSADLLEAAAESPEGAEQISEERLQQTGELIAQRLAEFKVPVSVVGASAGPVITRFEVDPAVGVRGAQVVGLMKDLARALGVTSIRVVETIPGKTCMGLELPNAKRQMIRLSEIVSGSAFDAHASKLVLAMGKDITGNPVVTDLARAPHLLVAGTTGSGKSVAVNAMILSMLYKATPEDVRLIMIDPKMLELSVYEGIPHLLAPVVTDMKQAAHALNWCVGEMEKRYRLMSALGVRNLAGYNQKIRAAEAAEQKVPNPFSLTPDAPEPLSTLPLIVVVIDELADLMMVAGKKIEELIARLAQKARAAGIHLILATQRPSVDVITGLIKANIPTRVAFQVSSKIDSRTILDQMGAESLLGQGDMLFLPPGTGYPQRVHGAFVADEEVHRVVEHWKQFGEPDYDEAILAGDAPEGAADLFGEGGGDGEADPLYDEAAQFVLTSRRASISAVQRQLRIGYNRAARLIEQMEAAGLVSPMGRNGTREVIAPGGPGD
- a CDS encoding DUF4136 domain-containing protein, whose amino-acid sequence is MLAAALAGCATGPDIRTDYNHSTDFSQYRTFAFLPRLGTDKQGYESLTTQYLKDAVHKEMTVRGYEYAPRQPDLLVNFNMQFQQKIVSSPAPMPPPGYMGYYAYRGGLYAPWPGYGFYSDTYTYTEGTLNIDLVDARKNQLVWEGVAQGDASQPERQTSQLMLEQVVGQIFARYPFRAGIGAPSQ
- a CDS encoding DoxX family protein, translated to MSRTQGTQDLGKAILRIVLGVLILLHGISKLMAGPGFVMQVVAQAGLPAALAYGVYIGEVVAPILLIIGLWTRLAALIVAINMLFAFALVHAKQLGEMAPTGGWALELQAMYLAAALAVALLGAGRMSVGGIDGKWN
- a CDS encoding LysR substrate-binding domain-containing protein, which encodes MQNLNDLSLFAQVVQHGSFSAASRASGVPKSRLSRRIAQLERDLGVQLLRRTTRQVRVTPLGESYYAHCRDMLQAADAAREVIEQAREQPGGYLRVSCPVAIVQILLAPNIGHFMRANPGIQLEIEATNRRVDVIGEGYDLALRVRNVLDDSSLAVRTFGQSDLKLVASPALLDSIGRPRTPQALEGMPGVGQKPHEGRHVWTLFDKAGEPVNIGYDPRLVSDEFAILREAAIAGVGLAMLPRMYCRDDIERGDLEVVLPQWDLPMGVLHAVFPSRQGVTPALRRFLDFLAEVLPEHARKVGMMTTAGLPMHAAPPTVPPPARTGAQKADAD